In one window of Vanrija pseudolonga chromosome 5, complete sequence DNA:
- the fer8_2 gene encoding Fe-regulated protein 8, with translation MTDTETHKNVVIIGASFAGHALANRLASALPARYRVILVEQNEFAVHLPALVRAVVVPGSENDKLTGRLSQDTVFPKASRHRLVRAKVVSLRARSILLDTEFEGSAEVPFERCVVATGATQAPPLRPAPGSTLEEYRVLLRKVQSDMAAAESILIVGGGAVGVEVAGELSHQYPGKKVTLVHSRSRLLLTSDSVPGKPGEEGFSYAPVPEWVGESLESQLRQRGVDVALDERVVFPSKSAVDEPDGWDGRTGVLGGTHSIPLTSGRRIDADYMFASPGNRPNSALVGALDPEATSAAGHVLVDGEFRVLSDEAALARVYALGDVASQAGRKTAGLAVYESYFASMAIVAHIKAYEEGREEAAKAYTPPDLRSIVVPLGDGTGEAIGAGVIDLRWFGLWAAPRWIIRWFAKDYFVRNFYTLFKGSEGCK, from the exons ATGACTGACACCGAGACGCACAAGAACGTCGTGATCATTGGGG CCTCGTTCGCGGGTCACGCGCTGGCCAACCGACTCGCGTCGGCCCTGCCGGCGCGTTACCGCGTGATACTGGTCGAGCAGAACGAGTTTGCCGTGCACCTCCCAGCGCTGGTGCgcgcggtcgtcgtgccAG GCTCAGAAAACGACAAGCTCACCGGCCGCCTGTCGCAGGATACTGTCTTCCCGAAGGCGTCGCGGCACCGGCTCGTGCGCGCCAAAGTGGTGTCCTTGCGTGCTCGCagcatcctcctcgacaccgaGTTTGAAggcagcgccgaggtgccTTTCGAG CGCTGTGTTGTGGCTACTGGTGCCACCCAGGCCCCGCCACTGCGTCCGGCGCCAGGCTCGACGCTGGAAGAGTATCGTGTCCTCCTGCGCAAAGTACAATCCGACATGGCCGCTGCTGAATCCATCCTCATCGTCGGTGGCGgggccgttggcgtcgaggtcgcagGGGAGTTGTCCCACCAATACCCAGGCAAGAAGGTCACCCTCGTgcactcgcgctcgaggctgCTCCTCACGTCCGACTCGGTGCCGGGCAAgccgggcgaggaggggttTTCTTACGCCCCGGTTCCAGAGTGGGTCGGcgagtcgctcgagtcgcagCTCCGCCAGCGCGGAGTAGACGTGGCGCTGGACGAGCGGGTTGTGTTCCCCTCGAAGagtgccgtcgacgagccggaCGGCTGGGACGGGCGCACTGGCGTTCTAGGAGGTACCCACTCCATCCCTCTTACGTCCGGCCGGCGCATCGACGCAGACTACATGTTCGCGTCGCCGGGCAACCGGCCCAACTCGgctctcgtcggcgcgctcgaccccgaggccaCCAGCGCTGCGGGAcacgtgctcgtcgacggcgagttcCGCGTTctgagcgacgaggcggcgctggcacGCGTCTATGCGCTGGGCGACGTCGCGAGCCAGGCAGGGAGGAAGACGGCCGGGCTGGCGGTGTACGAGTCGTACTTTGCCTCCATGGCCATTGTGGCGCATATCAAGGCGTATGAGGAGGGCcgggaggaggcggccaaggcgtACACCCCGCCCGACCTCCGCAGTATCGTCGTGCCGCTCGGCGATGGGACCGGCGAGGCtatcggcgccggcgtgatAGACTTGCGCTGGTTCGGGCTGtgggccgcgccgcgctggatCATCCGCTGGTTCGCGAAAGACTACTTTGTGCGCAACTTTTACACCTTGTTCAAGGGGAGTGAGGGGTGCAAGTGA
- the SPBC1773.04 gene encoding Putative uncharacterized oxidoreductase, with the protein MPAIPPNSLVLVTGASGFVGTHTVVTLAAKGFRVRAAVRSEDKGEHLQKLVGEALEYVVVPDQVVCSSKPGAYDLAANGVAGIIHLATPIPKGELAMKDPEEFFIKATITGLHNILASAVAAGSVKRFILVSSVCTVGPGTGGFAPLDLSVTLDEKSWYTDVVDTVRKLGAAANPMQKYAASKVEQEKAFWAYFDQPAAFDGVSILPSMVRATAAFSADLPQNFGPPMQYELGSTVRFMFPWLEPGQSDDKLSNSYDNFIDVRDVALSCVLALTTAEAGGERLISSADTLFGNDFALAAASFPELVAAGVNTGNADPAFRKQLEVKSPVYDGSKLARVLGITYRRKEDTLNETIAFVLASREK; encoded by the exons ATGCCGGCCATCCCCCCCAACTCCCTTGTCCTCGTAACTGGCGCGTCAGGCTTCGTCGGAACCCATACCGTGGTGACACTTGCAGCCAAGGGATttcgcgtgcgcgccgccgttcgcTCCGAGGACAAAGGCGAGCACCTCCAGAaactcgtcggcgaggcgctcgaaTACGTCGTCGTGCCGGACCAGGTTGTC TGCTCATCCAAGCCCGGTGCGTACGACCTCGCGGCAaacggcgtcgccggcatCATCCATCTGGCCACCCCGATCCCCAAGGGGGAGCTTGCGATGAAAGACCCGGAAGAGTTCTTCATCAAGGCTACCATCACGGGCCTGCACAACATACTCGCCAGTGCCGTCGCGGCAGGTAGCGTCAAGCGCTTCATCCTCGTCAG ctcTGTCTGCACCGTCGGCCCGGGTACCGGTGGCTTTGCGCCGCTCGACCTGTCCGtgacgctcgacgagaagT CGTGGTACACCGACGTCGTGGACACTgtccgcaagctcggcgcggcggccaaccCGATGCAAAAGTACGCCGCGTCCAAGGTCGAGCAGGAGAAGGCCTTTTGGGCCTACTTTGACCAGCCCGCGGCGTTCGACGGTGTCTCGATTCTCCCGAGCATGGTACGTGCTACTGCCGCCTTCTCAGCTGACCTGCCCCAGAACTTTGGCCCGCCGATGCAGTACGAGCTAGGCAGCACTGTCC GCTTCATGTTCCCCTGGCTTGAGCCAGGCCAGAGCGATGACAAGCTGTCGAACAGTTACGACAACTTTatcgacgtgcgcgacgtgGCCTTGAGCTGCGTGCTGGCCCTTAccacggccgaggcgggcggcgagcggctcATCAGCTCGGCGGACACGCTCTTCGGCAACGATTTtgcgcttgccgccgcgtcctTCCCCGAGCTCGTGGCGGCCGGCGTCAACACTGGCAACGCCGACCCCGCGTTccgcaagcagctcgaggtcaAGTCGCCCGTGTACGATGGGTCCAAGCTCGCGCGTGTGCTTGGCATCACCTACCGCCGCAAGGAGGACACGCTCAACGAGACGATTGCGTTTGTCCTCGCGTCGAGGGAGAAGTAG
- the BQ2027_MB0916 gene encoding putative monooxygenase, translating to MPARINNGKGPSVCIIGGGVSAISLGLELDRRGLTNWAVYERLDGIGGTWWTNRYPVPALVYSHSRFQNPNWSQTHPPRKEIQAYWQDIVVKENLMDRFHLQREYIKAVWDAHRKLYVITLRNLHNGELFDIEAHILVSASGFLSEPQKINTLPGVDKFNGQVWHAANWPEEATNEYLHGKKVAVIGNGCSGVQIVATLGLDPEIETISVARTKQWFVPSPPGHPRNSVPYAEWRKALRRAFPPIQWLERAILCTIMDSTFYLALQKDGARSRRFLEKWCAKWMLRRYPESMRANAIPSHPLASKRLIFEDGYFAALNRPHVSAHFGRIEGFTPNAMILDNGKEVDADVVVMATGYDAEGCTPLVHAGIDTATFKSRAEWKVYRGVMMPGLPNFFMLLGNDLGLNHMSITSVVEIQANYIAQIVQAMYEYEIDAVEPKQSATDKYDQELANRLDKTTWVTVRNYWRGDGGTGRIFTHYPGTVRRLWYEHNTPIWNDFYGTEELVAAENRRRTVVSVLIAFALGVFFNPSETSTNLRHLVAVLLASAFVHLKTLASAVPYVDRIPAVAKLVHSA from the exons ATGCCCGCGAGAATCAACAACGGAAAGGGGCCCTCGGTGTGCATCATTGGcggagg CGTCAGCGCCATCAGCCTGGGTCTAGAGCTCGACAGGAGGGGTCTGACCAACTGGGCG GTGTACGAACGCCTCGATGGCATCGGTGGCACCTGGTGGACAAACCGCTACCC cgtccccgccctcgtcTACTCCCACTCGCGGTTCCAGAACCCCAACTGGTCGCAGACGCACCCTCCGCGCAAGGAGATCCAGGCGT ACTGGCAAGACATTGTCGTCAAGGAAAACCTGATGGACCGTTTCCACCTTCAGCGCGAGTACATCAAGGCCGTCTGGGACGCCCACCGCAAGCTCTACGTCATCACCCTGCGCAACCTGCACAACGGCGAGCTGTTTGACATTGAAGCCCACATCCTCGTGTCCGCTTCGGGCTTCCTGTCCGAGCCGCAGAAGATTAACACGCtccccggcgtcgacaagtTCAATGGCCAGGTGTGGCACGCCGCCAACTGGCCCGAGGAGGCCACCAACGAGTACCTCCACGGCAAGAAGGTCGCCGTCATCGGCAACGGATGCAGCGGTGTTCAGATTGTCGCcaccctcggcctcgaccccgagatTGAAACCATCTCCGTCGCGCGCACCAAGCAGTGGTTCGTCCCCAGCCCCCCTGGCCACCCGCGCAACTCGGTCCCGTACGCCGAATGGCGCAAGGCGCTTCGACGTGCCTTCCCACCGATCCAGTGGCTCGAGCGCGCAATCCTCTGCACCATCATGGACTCGACTTTCTACCTGGCGCTTCAGAAGGACGGCGCCCGGAGCCGCCGCTTCTTGGAGAAG TGGTGCGCCAAGTGGATGCTCCGACGCTACCCCGAGAGCATgcgcgccaacgccatccCATCGCACCCGTTGGCCTCCAAGCGCCTGATCTTTGAGGACGGCTACTTTGCGGCCCTAAACCGTCCGCACGTCTCGGCGCACTTTGGCCGCATCGAGGGCTTCACCCCCAACGCCATGATCCTTGAcaacggcaaggaggtcgacgctgacgtcgtcgtcatggccaCTGGCTACGATGCCGAGGGCTGCACACCGCTCGTCCACGCCGGCATCGACACGGCAACGTTCAAGTCTCGCGCCGAGTGGAAGGTTTACCGCGGTGTCATGATGCCCGGTCTTCCCAACTTTTTCATGCTTCTCGGCAACGACCTGGGCCTCAACCACA TGTCCATCACGTCGGTCGTCGAGATCCAGGCCAACTACATTGCGCAGATCGTGCAGGCCATGTACGAGTACGAGATtgatgccgtcgagcccAAGCAGAGCGCGACGGACAAGTACGACCAGGAGCTTGCCAACCGGCTCGACAAGACGACATGGGTTACTGTGCGCAACTACTGGCGCGGAGACGGCGGCACCGGGCGCATCTTT ACCCACTACCCCGGCACGGTCAGGCGCCTGTGGTACGAGCACAACACGCCGATCTGGAACGACTTTTACGgcaccgaggagctcgtcgctgcggaGAACAGGCGGCGCACCGTTGTGTCAGTGCTCATCGCCtttgccctcggcgtcttcTTCAACCCATCCGAGACGAGCACCAACCTGCGCCACCTGGTCGCCGTGCTGCTTGCCAGCGCGTTTGTCCACCTCAAgacgctcgcgtcggccgtaCCGTATGTCGACCGAATCCCGGCCGTGGCCAAGCTCGTGCACTCGGCATAG
- the 4CLL5_0 gene encoding 4-coumarate--CoA ligase-like 5, whose product MAIPYYSHFRTLPAPEVSIFQFLFPDTPSDSPVRQFDPELPAYIDGFTGYTLSRRQLKDNALRLATGLRTLGFRRGDVACLWGMNSIPWVEAAYGLLAAGIRITPANYAYEPSEIAHQLNNSGANLILLDPSTLERWEKARAQLDRPIPDEHVLLLAQPGALPAGTPYKSVYDHFGVSPSAPETFNGVQAHETAWQCYSSGTTGLPKGVETTQHNIVAQLQGLAEIYEPLESGKDVILGILPMSHIYGLAIVLLRPLTIGVPVVVLPKYEEHSVLSAVGKYRVTHAPVVPPIVLSLVNSPNVHKYDLSSLKTFLAGAAPMSAELSQAFEKRFPHIAVIQAYGMTETSPVQTAMSAARSKPGSCGQLVAGFTARLVGEDGKDVDLGEPGELWVQGPCVMKGYWKNPEATRKTFSDDGKWFKTGDIMVVDADGFYTVVDRSKELIKYKGFQVAPAELEALLLQHPKVHDAGVIGVWEESQATELPRAYVVAAPDSGVSHEHAHQHHSFIEEIKAWVASRVANHKKLRGGIAVIEVIPKSPSGKILRKDLRVRAKTELEGGIAKQAKL is encoded by the exons ATGGCAATCCCCTACTACTCGCACTTCCGGACGCTGCCCGCGCCAGAGGTGTCCATCTTCCAGTTCCTCTTCCCCGACACGCCGTCCGACTCGCCAGTGCGCCAGTTCGACCCCGAGCTCCCGGCCTACATTGACGGCTTTACGGGCTACACACTGTCGCGCCGCCAGCTGAAAGACAatgcgctccgcctcgcgacTGGCCTGCGGACCCTCGGCttccgccgcggcgacgtcgcctGCCTGTGGGGCATGAACTCGATCCCTtgggtcgaggcggcgtaCGGACTGCTCGCGGCTGGCATCCGGATCACGCCGGCAAACTATGCGTA CGAGCCCTCGGAAATCGCCCACCAGCTCAACAACTCTGGCGCGAACCTgatcctcctcgacccgTCCACGCTCGAGCGGTGGGAGAAGGcgcgcgcccagctcgaccgccCCATTCCCGACGAGCATGTGCTTCTGCTTGCCCAGCCCGGTGCGCTACCCGCCGGGACGCCGTACAAGTCGGTGTATGACCACTTTGGCGTGTCCCCCAGTGCCCCCGAGACGTTCAACGGCGTGCAGGCTCACGAGACGGCGTGGCAGTGCTACTCTTCTGGAACGACCGGCCTGCCCAAGGGTGTCGAGACGACGCAGCACAACATTGTCGCGCAGCTCCAGGGCCTTGCCGAGATCTATGAGCCGCTGGAAAGCGGCAAGGATGTGATTCTGGGAATCCTCCCCATGAGCCATATCTATGGCCTGGCTATCGTGCTCCTTCGCCCGCTCACCATTGGCGTTCCCGTTGTCGTGCTGCCCAAGTACGAGGAGCACAGTGTGCTgagcgccgtcggcaag TACCGCGTCACCCacgcgcccgtcgtcccTCCCATCGTCCTGAGCCTGGTCAACTCGCCCAACGTGCACAAGTACGACCTGTCAAGCCTCAAGACGTTcctggccggcgcggcgcccatGAGCGCCGAGCTGTCGCAGGCGTTCGAGAAGCGCTTCCCGCACATTGCTGTCATCCAGGCCTACGGCATGACCGAGACGTCGCCGGTGCAGACGgccatgtcggcggcgcgctccaAGCCAGGCTCGtgcggccagctcgtcgccggcttCACTGCCCGCCTTGTTGGtgaggacggcaaggacgtcgacctcggcgagccggGCGAGCTGTGGGTCCAGGGCCCGTGTGTCATGAAGGGATACTGGAAGAACCCCGAGGCGACGCGCAAGACATTtagcgacgacggcaagtgGTTCAAGACGGGCGATATCATGGTTGTCGATGCCGATGGGTTCTACACCGTTGTGGACCGGTCCAAGGAGCTGATCAAGTACAAGGGTTTCCAGG TCGCGCCTGCCGAGCTTGAAGCGCTTCTTCTGCAACACCCCAAGGTGCACGACGCGGGAGTCATCGGCGTGTGGGAGGAGTCCCAGGCCACCGAGCTGCCACGAGCGTACGTTGTGGCGGCGCCCGACTCGGGGGTCAGccacgagcacgcgcaccagcaccacaGCTTCATCGAGGAGATCAAGGCGTGGGTCGCGTCCCGGGTCGCAAACCACAAGAAGCTGCGTGGTGGCATTGCCGTCATCGAGGTCATTCCCAAGTCGCCCAGCGGCAAGATCCTGCGCAAGGACCTGCGCGTGAGGGCCAAGAcggagctcgagggcggtATTGCCAAGCAGGCCAAACTTTAG
- the RGT1_1 gene encoding Glucose transport transcription regulator RGT1 encodes MNLDSIGGMPHPHPTPISRPSELSAKACDACRIRKIGCDRSTSLNGQCTGCTKAAIPCTFTHIRQKSGPAPGSQRRTSSSSAPLRLSMPPQPVPPVMADFPVGMFARSVDAAAAGFDPRATMLDVVPMEAGPSGVVPSVMSLSAPLPPPLPPPPPLEMQTSPIYMASELRPNPLEQYLPRQTLDALVKLWYDYVFWLVPYPHRPTFERDLAARREEGDGQEEWTAMVVALVMYTIVHIPKNNMPIPSDEVTNLLHKTYSASLDFLGKPFVTYTSCRFFIIYAYVGTYTTMDPIEGEMMRRMWWLMYGSDRSGGIHEDTRLLINESLCSGLHLPSTVDDEQLYQSATGTPTEDSVASPAVSPLLGYYYCSAMYRICGKILSRREQDAVAPPSGAALFTRIAELDALIQELDDVFIDMPDFLKINMEIDTERSPASFPPASWRQNTNLSLTDHGIMVQQSNLYVTQQAMRLVAVQYRRDLVQLRWQSPVVPWPDNHSAPVYSDEYRKAKLRQNDATFRKARDLVMSNMLKVLRALPIELIAINHFPGLSKIRYVASTLLPDIETANAHQAGVGGLPSGPSMSVMYLRQYIDYLSRLDTMSAIAPLRDRLNAAGVGAAGAG; translated from the exons ATGAACCTTGACAGTATCGGCGGCAtgccccacccccacccgaCCCCTATCTCGCGCCCATCCGAGCTAAGTGCAA AGGCGTGCGATG CATGCCGCATTCGCAA GATCGGATGTGatcgctcgacgagcctcAACGGCCAGTGTACGGGCTGCACCAAGGCGGCTATCCCTT GCACATTCACGCACATCCGACAAAAGTCGGGCCCGGCACCAGGATCCCAACGcaggacgtcgtcgtcgtcggccccaTTACGCTTGTCGATGCCCCCACAGCCCGTGCCGCCCGTGATGGCCGATTTCCCCGTGGGTATGTTTGCGCGGTcggtcgacgccgcagcagcaggcttcgacccgcgcgcgacgatgctcgacgtcgtgcccATGGAGGCGGGCCCGTCCGGGGTAGTACCGTCCGTCATGTCGCtctccgcgccgctgcccccgccgctgcccccaccaccgccgctcgAGATGCAGACGTCGCCAATCTACATGGCGTCAGAGCTGCGTCCCAACCCGCTTGAACAGTATTTACCGCGGCAAaccctcgacgccctcgtcaaGCTGTGGTACGACTACGTCTTCTGGCTCGTGCCGTACCCCCACCGCCCGACGTttgagcgcgacctcgctgcccggcgcgaggagggcgacggccAGGAAGAGTGGACAGCCATGGTTGTCGCACTCGTCATGTACACCATCGTCCACATACCCAAGAACAACATGCCAATACCGTCCGACGAGGTGACCAACCTCCTGCACAAGACGTACAGCGCGTCGTTGGATTTCCTCGGAAAGCCATTTGTGACGTACACGTCTTGTCGAT TCTTCATCATCTACGCGTATGTCGGT ACGTACACCACGATGGACCCAATAGAGGGCGAGATGATGCGCCGCATGTGGTGGTTGATGTACGGCTCTGACCGGTCCGGCGGGATCCACGAGGACACAAGGCTGCTCATCAACGAGTCGCTGTGTAGCGGGCTTCACCTGCCCTCgaccgtcgacgacgagcagctgtACCAGTCAGCAACGGGTACCCCCACCGAGGACTCGGTTGCGTCGCCGGCGGTATCGCCGTTGCTGGGGTACTACTATTGCTCGGCAATGTACAGAA TATGTGGCAAGATCCTCTCGCGACGAGAGCAGGACGCGGTCGCGCCGCCATCCGGGGCGGCCCTCTTCACGCGCAtagccgagctcgacgccctcaTCCAGGAACTCGACGACGTCTTCATCGACATGCCAGATTTCCTCAAGATCAACATGGAGATTGATACGGAGAGGTCTCC cgcATCCTTCCCACCAGCTTCGTGGCGCCAGAATACCAACCTCTCGCTCACCGACCACGGCATCATGGTGCAGCAGTCGAATCTCTACGTGACGCAACAAGCAATGCGACTCGTCGCGGTGCAGTACCGCCGCGACCTGGTCCAGCTGCGCTGGCAGTCGCCAGTCGTCCCATGGCCGGACAACCACTCGGCACCAGTGTACAGTGACGAGTAccgcaaggccaagctgcGGCAGAACGACGCGACGTTCCGCaaggcgcgcgacctcgtcatgTCCAACATGCTCAAGGTGTTGCGTGCGCTGCCGATCGAGCTGATAG CAATCAACCACTTTCCTGGCCTGAGCAAGATCCGCTACGTCGCGTCGACACTCCTGCCTGATATCGAGACGGCCAACGCGCACCAGGCTGGTGTGGGTGGCCTGCCGTCGGGCCCCTCCATGTCGGTCATGTACTTGC GCCAATACATCGACTACCTCTCCCGACTCGACACCATGTCGGCCATTGCCCCACTACGGGACAGGCTCAACGCTGCGGGggtcggcgctgccggcgccggatGA
- the yngI_2 gene encoding Putative acyl-CoA synthetase YngI, with protein MAKKQLTIQECDALLTSPGTIFEMEERVLGGRRMKTWKHTPPTFRDFLGTSLPRWAAEGREMVSEPVPEPAAYYARQKVSYAEVYAKALKLAGWLRERGVRAGTRVAIGGANSSDWIVAFVAVNLVGGCSVLLNSSLQPDVQAHCLALTKPVLILAEPKYAEVIAPLAPALAERGVGKIYSWGHVYHLPRELQANISDITTVNPLPEVVAAVERGVDLDGYGPESDGVIYFTSGTTSMPKGVMLTQHQCLVHVLAGSIPGARARLRAGESLESALDVANPPPTQPVMLLPVPLFHVTGSLGWMVRAFVVGARMVFIRRWNVEDAAKLIVEEKVAYFGGVPAVAVAIIQSNLLPKDHIIEGITYGGAPPPQRLAADIATRFAGASAQHAYGMTETAGLITGVAGQDYIDRPEAVGLAVPTCEIRVVDPMTKQPLPAGEMGILECRGNNIMKEYIDNPKATAEALNADGWLNTGDMASIDAEGYLYIRDRAKDVIIRGGENIASAEVENAVYLDNRVAEAAAVPVPCERMGERVAVAVSLAPGASATAEEIQAAVKPRLRHVAQPVIVVVWPEPLPRNANRKILKSDIKKVVHEHWDAQGRQEVKPRL; from the exons ATGGCCAAGAAGCAGCTCACCATCCAAGAGT gcgacgcgctcctcacGTCCCCGGGCACCATCTTCGAGATGGAGGAGCGCGTGCTGGGCGGACGGCGCATGAAGACGTGGAAACACACCCCGCCGACGTTCCGCGACTTTCTCGGCACGTCTctgccgcgctgggcggcagAGGGGCGCGAGATGGTGTCCGAGCCGGTGCCGGAGCCGGCAGCGTACTATGCGCGTCAGAAGGTCTCCTACGCAGAGGTGTacgccaaggcgctcaagctcgccgggtggctccgcgagcgcggcgtccgCGCCGGCACACGTGTAGCCATCGGTGGCGCCAACAGCTCGGA CTGGATCGTCGCCTTTGTCgccgtcaacctcgtcggcggctgctCGGTGCTGCTCAACTCGAGCCTGCAGCCCGACGTTCAGGCGCACTGTCTCGCACTGACCAAGCCGGTCCTTATCCTTGCTGAACCCAAGTACGCCGAGGTGATTGCGCCGCTTGCTCCAGCGCTCGCGGAAAGGGGTGTGGGCAAG ATCTACTCCTGGGGCCATGTATACCACCTCCCGCGCGAGCTCCAGGCCAACATCAGCGACATCACCACCGTCAACCCGCTCcccgaggtcgtcgctgccgtcgagcgcggcgtggacCTCGACGGCTACGGCCCAGAATCTGACGGCGTCATCTACTTCACCTCTGGCACGACGTCGATGCCCAAGGGTGTGATGCTTACGCAGCACCAGTGTCTAGTGCATGTGCTCGCGGGGTCGATCC CCGGTGCCCGTGCCCGCCTACGCGCGGGCGAGTCCCTCGAAtccgccctcgacgtcgccaacCCACCCCCAACCCAGCCAGTGATGCTACTCCCCGTGCCGCTGTTCCACGTCACAGGATCTCTCGGGTGGATGGTCCGCGCattcgtcgtcggcgcccgcaTGGTCTTCATCCGGCGGTGGaacgtcgaggacgcggccaagcTGATTGTCGAGGAAAAGGTGGCCTACTttggcggcgtgccggctgtcgccgtcgccatcatccAGAGCAACCTCCTCCCCAAGGACCACATCATCGAGGGTATCacgtacggcggcgcgccgcccccacaGCGCCTGGCCGCGGACATTGCCACCCGCTTTGCGGGGGCCTCGGCACAGCACGCCTACGGCATGACCGAGACGGCGGGGCTGATTACCGGTGTCGCGGGGCAGGACTACATTGACCGCCCCGAGGCGGTGGGCCTCGCCGTGCCAACTTGCGAGatccgcgtcgtcgaccccaTGACCAAGCAGCCGCTCCCAGCTGGCGAGATGGGGATTCTCGAGTGCCGCGGGAACAACATTATGAAGGAGTACATTGACAACCCGA AGGCCACGGCCGAAgcgctcaacgccgacggCTGGCTCAACACGGGCGACATGGCGAGcattgacgccgaggggTACCTGTACATCCGCGACCGGGCCAAGGACGTGATCATCCGCGGCGGCGAAAAC atcgCTTCCGCAGAGGTCGAGAACGCAGTGTACCTCGACAACcgcgtggccgaggccgccgccgtccccgtcCCGTGCGAGCGCatgggcgagcgcgtcgcggtcgcAGTCAGCCTGGCACCCGGCGCGAGTGCCACGGCAGAGGAGATCCAGGCGGCGGTAAAGCCAAGACTCCGGCACGTCGCGCAGCCTGTCATTGTCGTCGTGTGGCCCGAGCCGCTGC cccgTAACGCCAACCGCAAGATCCTCAAGTCGGACATTAAAAAGGTCGTCCACGAGCACTGGGACGCGCAGGGCCGACAGGAGGTCAAGCCGCGGTTGTAG